In Methylotenera sp. L2L1, the following proteins share a genomic window:
- a CDS encoding inositol monophosphatase family protein, with translation MHPMLSIAVKAAREAGRIINRASQDVGSISIQTKNYNDFVSEVDRSAEQAIISVLKDAYPDHGFWGEESGHDNHEADNIWIIDPLDGTTNFLHGFPQYCISIALQQKGVLTQAVIYDPVRNDLFTATKGRGAFLNDKRIRVTNRSKLQDSLIATGFPYRDFAHLDTYLGMLKDMIKKTTGIRRPGSAALDLAYVAVGWVDGFFEINLSAWDIAAGGLIVQEAGGIVGDFEGNESWIETGNIVAANPKVFAQMLQTLNPHLTDSLKTPKNA, from the coding sequence ATGCATCCAATGCTATCTATCGCAGTAAAAGCCGCTCGTGAAGCGGGACGTATTATTAACCGAGCCTCGCAAGACGTAGGTTCTATCAGCATTCAAACTAAAAACTATAATGATTTTGTCAGTGAAGTAGACAGATCAGCCGAGCAGGCGATTATCAGTGTGTTGAAAGATGCGTATCCTGATCACGGTTTTTGGGGCGAAGAAAGTGGTCATGATAACCACGAAGCCGATAATATTTGGATTATTGACCCATTAGATGGCACGACCAATTTTTTACATGGTTTCCCACAGTACTGTATTTCAATCGCTTTGCAGCAAAAGGGTGTGCTTACTCAAGCGGTGATTTATGACCCAGTACGTAATGATTTGTTTACGGCAACCAAAGGTCGCGGTGCATTTCTAAATGACAAGCGTATTCGTGTGACTAACCGTAGTAAGTTACAGGACTCATTGATTGCGACTGGTTTCCCATATCGTGATTTTGCTCACTTAGATACTTACTTAGGCATGTTAAAAGACATGATTAAGAAAACGACAGGTATTCGCCGTCCAGGTTCTGCTGCATTGGATTTAGCCTATGTTGCGGTGGGCTGGGTGGATGGTTTCTTTGAAATCAATCTATCCGCTTGGGATATTGCTGCAGGTGGCTTAATCGTGCAGGAAGCCGGTGGTATTGTAGGTGATTTTGAGGGTAATGAGAGCTGGATTGAGACTGGCAATATTGTGGCCGCTAACCCAAAAGTGTTTGCGCAAATGTTGCAGACATTGAATCCTCATTTAACAGATTCACTCAAGACGCCTAAAAACGCTTAA